The Daucus carota subsp. sativus chromosome 2, DH1 v3.0, whole genome shotgun sequence genome includes a window with the following:
- the LOC108209916 gene encoding scarecrow-like protein 6 isoform X1 — translation MRGIGYNCQVVDNEGLSFEAKFKKEENEQGGGKKDEWAAELQPISGAASPQRFGLGIGMEDWESWLSDSASQDQLRWISGDVEETPLSLKQLLQSGNNNGNEDSSGMEPWGNGVTSFNSNSGISNSSFASALAPNSRVLNSNRNPPNPNLSLPQNHQFVNQSVTNLDMSSTLLLANSNFSQKEQHQFEPQLKRHNLGLTSCSTGVTKIPFVDEVLSTKQQTQIGFANQLNLLPTHQLLQKPFVPPNQDLTGGVREQISAASHLHQQQQQVIYDQLYKATELILSGTFSHAQAILARLNHQLSLNIKPFQRAAFYFKEALQMSLLMISNPVSPIPSRTPTPVDGMFKIGAYKVLSEVSPLIQFMNFTSNQALLEAVGNADSIHIIDFDIGFGAQWSSFLQELPRRDSGPPSLKITAFASPTTHHPIELGLMHENLTQFATKIGVSFELEVVNFDSFDPNSYSVSSDNEAVAVNFPIWSSSSHLPALPSLVSFIKQLSPKIMVSMDRGCERIDLPCPQHLLHTFQYYEILFDSLDAANVTTDTVTKIEKFLFQPKIESMVLGRLHFPEHTLPWKSLFASMGFSPVAFSNFAETQAEYLVKRTQVRGFHVEKRQASLVLCWQHRELMSASAWRC, via the exons ATGAGAGGAATAGGATATAATTGTCAAGTAGTTGATAATGAAGGTCTAAGCTTTGAAGCAAAGTTCAAGAAAGAGG AAAATGAGCAAGGAGGTGGCAAGAAAGACGAGTGGGCGGCAGAGCTGCAGCCCATTTCCGGAGCTGCAAGTCCTCAAAGATTTGGACTGGGAATTGGAATGGAAGATTGGGAAAGTTGGCTTTCGGATTCGGCATCACAAGACCAGCTCAGGTGGATTTCTGGTGATGTTGAGGAGACTCCTTTGAGCTTGAAGCAGCTTTTGCAATCTGGGAACAATAACGGGAACGAAGATTCATCTGGCATGGAGCCTTGGGGCAATGGTGTTACTAGTTTCAATTCCAATTCGGGTATTTCTAATTCTAGTTTTGCTTCAGCACTGGCTCCGAATTCTAGGGTTTTGAATAGCAACCGTAATCCCCCAAACCCAAATTTGTCCTTGCCTCAGAATCATCAGTTTGTAAACCAGAGTGTAACTAATCTGGACATGTCCTCTACATTATTACTAGCTAATAGCAATTTTAGTCAGAAAGAACAACATCAATTTGAGCCTCAACTGAAAAGGCACAATCTTGGCCTGACAAGCTGCAGCACTGGTGTCACTAAAATTCCATTTGTTGATGAGGTTTTATCCACGAAACAACAAACCCAGATAGGTTTTGCCAACCAGCTGAATTTACTACCTACTCACCAGCTTTTGCAGaagccatttgttcctccaaATCAAGATTTGACAGGTGGCGTTCGCGAGCAAATTTCAGCTGCAAGCCACCTCCATCAGCAGCAGCAACAGGTAATATATGACCAGCTCTATAAGGCTACAGAGTTAATATTGTCTGGGACTTTCTCACACGCGCAAGCGATATTGGCGCGGCTCAATCACCAGCTTTCACTCAACATAAAGCCTTTTCAGAGGGCTGCTTTCTATTTTAAGGAGGCATTGCAAATGTCCCTCCTTATGATTTCAAATCCGGTATCCCCTATTCCATCAAGGACTCCAACACCAGTTGATGGTATGTTTAAGATAGGTGCCTATAAAGTGCTTTCAGAAGTTTCACCATTGATTCAGTTCATGAATTTCACATCAAATCAGGCCCTCCTTGAAGCAGTGGGGAATGCAGATAGCATTCATATTATAGATTTTGATATTGGGTTTGGTGCACAATGGTCTTCTTTCTTGCAGGAGCTTCCTAGGAGGGACAGTGGTCCTCCGTCATTAAAAATTACTGCTTTTGCCTCTCCCACAACCCACCATCCCATTGAGCTTGGGCTAATGCACGAAAATCTGACGCAGTTTGCTACTAAAATTGGTGTTTCGTTTGAACTTGAGGTGGTGAATTTTGACTCATTTGACCCAAATTCTTATTCAGTTTCATCCGACAATGAAGCAGTAGCTGTGAATTTCCCTATCTGGTCCTCTTCAAGCCACCTACCTGCCCTTCCCTCTCTCGTGTCCTTTATAAAGCAGCTATCTCCAAAAATCATGGTCTCAATGGACCGTGGATGCGAAAGAATTGATCTGCCTTGCCCACAGCACCTCCTCCATACCTTCCAATACTATGAGATTCTCTTTGACTCGTTGGATGCTGCGAATGTAACTACTGATACAGTTACCAAAATTGAAAAGTTTCTTTTTCAGCCCAAAATTGAAAGTATGGTGTTGGGTCGTCTTCATTTTCCTGAACATACGCTCCCATGGAAATCTCTTTTTGCTTCCATGGGTTTTTCACCAGTGGCATTTAGTAACTTTGCTGAAACCCAGGCCGAGTACTTGGTGAAGAGAACCCAAGTTCGGGGATTTCATGTAGAGAAGCGCCAGGCATCACTTGTCTTATGCTGGCAGCACCGTGAACTCATGTCAGCTTCAGCTTGGAGGTGCTGA
- the LOC108209916 gene encoding scarecrow-like protein 6 isoform X2, producing MEDWESWLSDSASQDQLRWISGDVEETPLSLKQLLQSGNNNGNEDSSGMEPWGNGVTSFNSNSGISNSSFASALAPNSRVLNSNRNPPNPNLSLPQNHQFVNQSVTNLDMSSTLLLANSNFSQKEQHQFEPQLKRHNLGLTSCSTGVTKIPFVDEVLSTKQQTQIGFANQLNLLPTHQLLQKPFVPPNQDLTGGVREQISAASHLHQQQQQVIYDQLYKATELILSGTFSHAQAILARLNHQLSLNIKPFQRAAFYFKEALQMSLLMISNPVSPIPSRTPTPVDGMFKIGAYKVLSEVSPLIQFMNFTSNQALLEAVGNADSIHIIDFDIGFGAQWSSFLQELPRRDSGPPSLKITAFASPTTHHPIELGLMHENLTQFATKIGVSFELEVVNFDSFDPNSYSVSSDNEAVAVNFPIWSSSSHLPALPSLVSFIKQLSPKIMVSMDRGCERIDLPCPQHLLHTFQYYEILFDSLDAANVTTDTVTKIEKFLFQPKIESMVLGRLHFPEHTLPWKSLFASMGFSPVAFSNFAETQAEYLVKRTQVRGFHVEKRQASLVLCWQHRELMSASAWRC from the coding sequence ATGGAAGATTGGGAAAGTTGGCTTTCGGATTCGGCATCACAAGACCAGCTCAGGTGGATTTCTGGTGATGTTGAGGAGACTCCTTTGAGCTTGAAGCAGCTTTTGCAATCTGGGAACAATAACGGGAACGAAGATTCATCTGGCATGGAGCCTTGGGGCAATGGTGTTACTAGTTTCAATTCCAATTCGGGTATTTCTAATTCTAGTTTTGCTTCAGCACTGGCTCCGAATTCTAGGGTTTTGAATAGCAACCGTAATCCCCCAAACCCAAATTTGTCCTTGCCTCAGAATCATCAGTTTGTAAACCAGAGTGTAACTAATCTGGACATGTCCTCTACATTATTACTAGCTAATAGCAATTTTAGTCAGAAAGAACAACATCAATTTGAGCCTCAACTGAAAAGGCACAATCTTGGCCTGACAAGCTGCAGCACTGGTGTCACTAAAATTCCATTTGTTGATGAGGTTTTATCCACGAAACAACAAACCCAGATAGGTTTTGCCAACCAGCTGAATTTACTACCTACTCACCAGCTTTTGCAGaagccatttgttcctccaaATCAAGATTTGACAGGTGGCGTTCGCGAGCAAATTTCAGCTGCAAGCCACCTCCATCAGCAGCAGCAACAGGTAATATATGACCAGCTCTATAAGGCTACAGAGTTAATATTGTCTGGGACTTTCTCACACGCGCAAGCGATATTGGCGCGGCTCAATCACCAGCTTTCACTCAACATAAAGCCTTTTCAGAGGGCTGCTTTCTATTTTAAGGAGGCATTGCAAATGTCCCTCCTTATGATTTCAAATCCGGTATCCCCTATTCCATCAAGGACTCCAACACCAGTTGATGGTATGTTTAAGATAGGTGCCTATAAAGTGCTTTCAGAAGTTTCACCATTGATTCAGTTCATGAATTTCACATCAAATCAGGCCCTCCTTGAAGCAGTGGGGAATGCAGATAGCATTCATATTATAGATTTTGATATTGGGTTTGGTGCACAATGGTCTTCTTTCTTGCAGGAGCTTCCTAGGAGGGACAGTGGTCCTCCGTCATTAAAAATTACTGCTTTTGCCTCTCCCACAACCCACCATCCCATTGAGCTTGGGCTAATGCACGAAAATCTGACGCAGTTTGCTACTAAAATTGGTGTTTCGTTTGAACTTGAGGTGGTGAATTTTGACTCATTTGACCCAAATTCTTATTCAGTTTCATCCGACAATGAAGCAGTAGCTGTGAATTTCCCTATCTGGTCCTCTTCAAGCCACCTACCTGCCCTTCCCTCTCTCGTGTCCTTTATAAAGCAGCTATCTCCAAAAATCATGGTCTCAATGGACCGTGGATGCGAAAGAATTGATCTGCCTTGCCCACAGCACCTCCTCCATACCTTCCAATACTATGAGATTCTCTTTGACTCGTTGGATGCTGCGAATGTAACTACTGATACAGTTACCAAAATTGAAAAGTTTCTTTTTCAGCCCAAAATTGAAAGTATGGTGTTGGGTCGTCTTCATTTTCCTGAACATACGCTCCCATGGAAATCTCTTTTTGCTTCCATGGGTTTTTCACCAGTGGCATTTAGTAACTTTGCTGAAACCCAGGCCGAGTACTTGGTGAAGAGAACCCAAGTTCGGGGATTTCATGTAGAGAAGCGCCAGGCATCACTTGTCTTATGCTGGCAGCACCGTGAACTCATGTCAGCTTCAGCTTGGAGGTGCTGA
- the LOC108205978 gene encoding uncharacterized protein LOC108205978 isoform X1: protein MGTRSNFYKNPSYAYNKDLNLNSALQNLQAYNLATGNLPPPTTQEFAEIPGENFVAGRRKRRREHWKPPEQNTHLQDYDDQPMSHQDYIKKRRRELKFCQVLEELPASVLCCGDDDGLIVIQGTSNTGVPLVEYESDGTTSSGHEDNEISASSLVKNPCEEKQNQPDSADRVKNRSEQRFPVPGEPACILCGKYGEYICDETNDDVCSIDCKAELLENIKREKVLSRNLTAEKSSPGLNCPTKLYEFGGDTWNHKNHRWSAKKSSLCTYRCWKCQRPGHLADDCLAVASIFQAASSGETCSQPQVTLFQKKSGFIPRDLSELYKRCHQYSRNEDAARCNSCNNSSDLATCLECNITCCDSVGHLSEHIKMHPSHKQYYSHKLKHLVKCCKSNCKVTDIKDLLACHYCFNKAFDKFYDMYTATWKAAGLSIIRGSICCEDHFEWHRINCLNADVEGSAYIYKKDVHSSKRSPLSDFIF, encoded by the exons atgggTACAAGATCAAATTTTTACAAGAACCCATCTTATGCATACAACAAAGATCTTAATCTCAACTCTGCCCTTCAAAATCTGCAAGCTTATAATCTTGCTACTGGTAATCTTCCTCCTCCAACCACTCAAGAATTTGCCGAAATTCCCGGCGAAAATTTCGTCGCCGGCCGGAGAAAACGCCGCCGTGAACATTGGAAGCCGCCGGAGCAAAATACCCATTTGCAGGATTATGATGATCAGCCCATGTCTCACCAGGATTACATTAAAAAGAGAAG GAGGGAACTTAAATTTTGTCAAGTACTTGAGGAATTACCAGCAAGTGTGTTG TGTTGTGGTGATGATGATGGCTTGATTGTGATACAGGGAACTTCGAATACGGGTGTGCCTTTAGTTGAGTATGAAA GTGATGGAACTACTTCCTCAGGACATGAGGATAATGAAATTAGCGCTTCAAGTTTGGTCAAAAATCCTTGCGAGGAAAAGCAGAACCAACCTGACTCTG CTGATAGAGTGAAAAATAGAAGTGAGCAGCGTTTTCCTGTTCCAGGAGAGCCTGCTTGTATTCTATGTGGAAAGTATGGAGAATATATCTGCGACGAG ACCAATGATGACGTCTGCAGCATAGATTGCAAGGCTGAGCTTTTAGAGAACATAAAACGTGAAAAG GTGCTCTCAAGAAACCTTACTGCAGAAAAATCTTCACCTGGGCTTAACTGTCCAACCAAATTATATGAATTTGGAGGGGATACCTGGAATCATAAAAACCACAGATGGTCTGCAAAGAAATCAAGCCTATGCACTTATAGATG TTGGAAATGTCAGCGGCCTGGACATCTAGCTGATGACTGTTTGGCTGTCGCGTCTATTTTCCAAGCAGCTTCTTCAGGTGAAACATGTTCGCAGCCACAG GTGACATTGTTTCAGAAGAAGTCAGGTTTCATACCCAGAGATCTGTCCGAATTGTACAAAAG ATGTCACCAGTACAGCAGAAATGAGGATGCTGCAAGGTGCAATTCATGCAATAATTCGTCAGATTTGGCTACATGTCTCGAGTGTAATATTACCTGTTGCGATAG TGTAGGTCATTTGAGTGAGCACATCAAGATGCATCCCTCCCATAAACAATATTACTCCCATAAGCTGAAACATCTG GTGAAGTGCTGTAAATCAAATTGTAAGGTTACTGATATCAAAGATCTTCTAGCTTGTCATTACTGCTTTAATAAAGCATTTGACAAGTTCTACGATATGTATACTGCAACCTG GAAAGCTGCTGGTCTTTCTATAATACGTGGGTCAATATGTTGCGAGGATCACTTTGAGTG GCACAGAATCAATTGTCTGAATGCAGATGTAGAGGGCAGTGCATACATTTACAAAAAGGATGTCCATAGCAGCAAACGGAGTCCACTGAGTGACTTCATCTTCTAA
- the LOC108205978 gene encoding uncharacterized protein LOC108205978 isoform X2, translating to MGTRSNFYKNPSYAYNKDLNLNSALQNLQAYNLATGNLPPPTTQEFAEIPGENFVAGRRKRRREHWKPPEQNTHLQDYDDQPMSHQDYIKKRRRELKFCQVLEELPASVLGTSNTGVPLVEYESDGTTSSGHEDNEISASSLVKNPCEEKQNQPDSADRVKNRSEQRFPVPGEPACILCGKYGEYICDETNDDVCSIDCKAELLENIKREKVLSRNLTAEKSSPGLNCPTKLYEFGGDTWNHKNHRWSAKKSSLCTYRCWKCQRPGHLADDCLAVASIFQAASSGETCSQPQVTLFQKKSGFIPRDLSELYKRCHQYSRNEDAARCNSCNNSSDLATCLECNITCCDSVGHLSEHIKMHPSHKQYYSHKLKHLVKCCKSNCKVTDIKDLLACHYCFNKAFDKFYDMYTATWKAAGLSIIRGSICCEDHFEWHRINCLNADVEGSAYIYKKDVHSSKRSPLSDFIF from the exons atgggTACAAGATCAAATTTTTACAAGAACCCATCTTATGCATACAACAAAGATCTTAATCTCAACTCTGCCCTTCAAAATCTGCAAGCTTATAATCTTGCTACTGGTAATCTTCCTCCTCCAACCACTCAAGAATTTGCCGAAATTCCCGGCGAAAATTTCGTCGCCGGCCGGAGAAAACGCCGCCGTGAACATTGGAAGCCGCCGGAGCAAAATACCCATTTGCAGGATTATGATGATCAGCCCATGTCTCACCAGGATTACATTAAAAAGAGAAG GAGGGAACTTAAATTTTGTCAAGTACTTGAGGAATTACCAGCAAGTGTGTTG GGAACTTCGAATACGGGTGTGCCTTTAGTTGAGTATGAAA GTGATGGAACTACTTCCTCAGGACATGAGGATAATGAAATTAGCGCTTCAAGTTTGGTCAAAAATCCTTGCGAGGAAAAGCAGAACCAACCTGACTCTG CTGATAGAGTGAAAAATAGAAGTGAGCAGCGTTTTCCTGTTCCAGGAGAGCCTGCTTGTATTCTATGTGGAAAGTATGGAGAATATATCTGCGACGAG ACCAATGATGACGTCTGCAGCATAGATTGCAAGGCTGAGCTTTTAGAGAACATAAAACGTGAAAAG GTGCTCTCAAGAAACCTTACTGCAGAAAAATCTTCACCTGGGCTTAACTGTCCAACCAAATTATATGAATTTGGAGGGGATACCTGGAATCATAAAAACCACAGATGGTCTGCAAAGAAATCAAGCCTATGCACTTATAGATG TTGGAAATGTCAGCGGCCTGGACATCTAGCTGATGACTGTTTGGCTGTCGCGTCTATTTTCCAAGCAGCTTCTTCAGGTGAAACATGTTCGCAGCCACAG GTGACATTGTTTCAGAAGAAGTCAGGTTTCATACCCAGAGATCTGTCCGAATTGTACAAAAG ATGTCACCAGTACAGCAGAAATGAGGATGCTGCAAGGTGCAATTCATGCAATAATTCGTCAGATTTGGCTACATGTCTCGAGTGTAATATTACCTGTTGCGATAG TGTAGGTCATTTGAGTGAGCACATCAAGATGCATCCCTCCCATAAACAATATTACTCCCATAAGCTGAAACATCTG GTGAAGTGCTGTAAATCAAATTGTAAGGTTACTGATATCAAAGATCTTCTAGCTTGTCATTACTGCTTTAATAAAGCATTTGACAAGTTCTACGATATGTATACTGCAACCTG GAAAGCTGCTGGTCTTTCTATAATACGTGGGTCAATATGTTGCGAGGATCACTTTGAGTG GCACAGAATCAATTGTCTGAATGCAGATGTAGAGGGCAGTGCATACATTTACAAAAAGGATGTCCATAGCAGCAAACGGAGTCCACTGAGTGACTTCATCTTCTAA
- the LOC108205978 gene encoding uncharacterized protein LOC108205978 isoform X3, translated as MGTRSNFYKNPSYAYNKDLNLNSALQNLQAYNLATGNLPPPTTQEFAEIPGENFVAGRRKRRREHWKPPEQNTHLQDYDDQPMSHQDYIKKRRRELKFCQVLEELPASVLCCGDDDGLIVIQGTSNTGVPLVEYETDRVKNRSEQRFPVPGEPACILCGKYGEYICDETNDDVCSIDCKAELLENIKREKVLSRNLTAEKSSPGLNCPTKLYEFGGDTWNHKNHRWSAKKSSLCTYRCWKCQRPGHLADDCLAVASIFQAASSGETCSQPQVTLFQKKSGFIPRDLSELYKRCHQYSRNEDAARCNSCNNSSDLATCLECNITCCDSVGHLSEHIKMHPSHKQYYSHKLKHLVKCCKSNCKVTDIKDLLACHYCFNKAFDKFYDMYTATWKAAGLSIIRGSICCEDHFEWHRINCLNADVEGSAYIYKKDVHSSKRSPLSDFIF; from the exons atgggTACAAGATCAAATTTTTACAAGAACCCATCTTATGCATACAACAAAGATCTTAATCTCAACTCTGCCCTTCAAAATCTGCAAGCTTATAATCTTGCTACTGGTAATCTTCCTCCTCCAACCACTCAAGAATTTGCCGAAATTCCCGGCGAAAATTTCGTCGCCGGCCGGAGAAAACGCCGCCGTGAACATTGGAAGCCGCCGGAGCAAAATACCCATTTGCAGGATTATGATGATCAGCCCATGTCTCACCAGGATTACATTAAAAAGAGAAG GAGGGAACTTAAATTTTGTCAAGTACTTGAGGAATTACCAGCAAGTGTGTTG TGTTGTGGTGATGATGATGGCTTGATTGTGATACAGGGAACTTCGAATACGGGTGTGCCTTTAGTTGAGTATGAAA CTGATAGAGTGAAAAATAGAAGTGAGCAGCGTTTTCCTGTTCCAGGAGAGCCTGCTTGTATTCTATGTGGAAAGTATGGAGAATATATCTGCGACGAG ACCAATGATGACGTCTGCAGCATAGATTGCAAGGCTGAGCTTTTAGAGAACATAAAACGTGAAAAG GTGCTCTCAAGAAACCTTACTGCAGAAAAATCTTCACCTGGGCTTAACTGTCCAACCAAATTATATGAATTTGGAGGGGATACCTGGAATCATAAAAACCACAGATGGTCTGCAAAGAAATCAAGCCTATGCACTTATAGATG TTGGAAATGTCAGCGGCCTGGACATCTAGCTGATGACTGTTTGGCTGTCGCGTCTATTTTCCAAGCAGCTTCTTCAGGTGAAACATGTTCGCAGCCACAG GTGACATTGTTTCAGAAGAAGTCAGGTTTCATACCCAGAGATCTGTCCGAATTGTACAAAAG ATGTCACCAGTACAGCAGAAATGAGGATGCTGCAAGGTGCAATTCATGCAATAATTCGTCAGATTTGGCTACATGTCTCGAGTGTAATATTACCTGTTGCGATAG TGTAGGTCATTTGAGTGAGCACATCAAGATGCATCCCTCCCATAAACAATATTACTCCCATAAGCTGAAACATCTG GTGAAGTGCTGTAAATCAAATTGTAAGGTTACTGATATCAAAGATCTTCTAGCTTGTCATTACTGCTTTAATAAAGCATTTGACAAGTTCTACGATATGTATACTGCAACCTG GAAAGCTGCTGGTCTTTCTATAATACGTGGGTCAATATGTTGCGAGGATCACTTTGAGTG GCACAGAATCAATTGTCTGAATGCAGATGTAGAGGGCAGTGCATACATTTACAAAAAGGATGTCCATAGCAGCAAACGGAGTCCACTGAGTGACTTCATCTTCTAA
- the LOC108205978 gene encoding uncharacterized protein LOC108205978 isoform X5: protein MGTRSNFYKNPSYAYNKDLNLNSALQNLQAYNLATGNLPPPTTQEFAEIPGENFVAGRRKRRREHWKPPEQNTHLQDYDDQPMSHQDYIKKRRRELKFCQVLEELPASVLCCGDDDGLIVIQGTSNTGVPLVEYESDGTTSSGHEDNEISASSLVKNPCEEKQNQPDSADRVKNRSEQRFPVPGEPACILCGKYGEYICDETNDDVCSIDCKAELLENIKREKVLSRNLTAEKSSPGLNCPTKLYEFGGDTWNHKNHRWSAKKSSLCTYRCWKCQRPGHLADDCLAVASIFQAASSGETCSQPQVTLFQKKSGFIPRDLSELYKRCHQYSRNEDAARCNSCNNSSDLATCLECNITCCDSVGHLSEHIKMHPSHKQYYSHKLKHLVKCCKSNCKVTDIKDLLACHYCFNKAFDKFYDMYTATCILM, encoded by the exons atgggTACAAGATCAAATTTTTACAAGAACCCATCTTATGCATACAACAAAGATCTTAATCTCAACTCTGCCCTTCAAAATCTGCAAGCTTATAATCTTGCTACTGGTAATCTTCCTCCTCCAACCACTCAAGAATTTGCCGAAATTCCCGGCGAAAATTTCGTCGCCGGCCGGAGAAAACGCCGCCGTGAACATTGGAAGCCGCCGGAGCAAAATACCCATTTGCAGGATTATGATGATCAGCCCATGTCTCACCAGGATTACATTAAAAAGAGAAG GAGGGAACTTAAATTTTGTCAAGTACTTGAGGAATTACCAGCAAGTGTGTTG TGTTGTGGTGATGATGATGGCTTGATTGTGATACAGGGAACTTCGAATACGGGTGTGCCTTTAGTTGAGTATGAAA GTGATGGAACTACTTCCTCAGGACATGAGGATAATGAAATTAGCGCTTCAAGTTTGGTCAAAAATCCTTGCGAGGAAAAGCAGAACCAACCTGACTCTG CTGATAGAGTGAAAAATAGAAGTGAGCAGCGTTTTCCTGTTCCAGGAGAGCCTGCTTGTATTCTATGTGGAAAGTATGGAGAATATATCTGCGACGAG ACCAATGATGACGTCTGCAGCATAGATTGCAAGGCTGAGCTTTTAGAGAACATAAAACGTGAAAAG GTGCTCTCAAGAAACCTTACTGCAGAAAAATCTTCACCTGGGCTTAACTGTCCAACCAAATTATATGAATTTGGAGGGGATACCTGGAATCATAAAAACCACAGATGGTCTGCAAAGAAATCAAGCCTATGCACTTATAGATG TTGGAAATGTCAGCGGCCTGGACATCTAGCTGATGACTGTTTGGCTGTCGCGTCTATTTTCCAAGCAGCTTCTTCAGGTGAAACATGTTCGCAGCCACAG GTGACATTGTTTCAGAAGAAGTCAGGTTTCATACCCAGAGATCTGTCCGAATTGTACAAAAG ATGTCACCAGTACAGCAGAAATGAGGATGCTGCAAGGTGCAATTCATGCAATAATTCGTCAGATTTGGCTACATGTCTCGAGTGTAATATTACCTGTTGCGATAG TGTAGGTCATTTGAGTGAGCACATCAAGATGCATCCCTCCCATAAACAATATTACTCCCATAAGCTGAAACATCTG GTGAAGTGCTGTAAATCAAATTGTAAGGTTACTGATATCAAAGATCTTCTAGCTTGTCATTACTGCTTTAATAAAGCATTTGACAAGTTCTACGATATGTATACTGCAACCTG TATCTTGATGTAG
- the LOC108205978 gene encoding uncharacterized protein LOC108205978 isoform X4 has protein sequence MGTRSNFYKNPSYAYNKDLNLNSALQNLQAYNLATGNLPPPTTQEFAEIPGENFVAGRRKRRREHWKPPEQNTHLQDYDDQPMSHQDYIKKRRRELKFCQVLEELPASVLGTSNTGVPLVEYETDRVKNRSEQRFPVPGEPACILCGKYGEYICDETNDDVCSIDCKAELLENIKREKVLSRNLTAEKSSPGLNCPTKLYEFGGDTWNHKNHRWSAKKSSLCTYRCWKCQRPGHLADDCLAVASIFQAASSGETCSQPQVTLFQKKSGFIPRDLSELYKRCHQYSRNEDAARCNSCNNSSDLATCLECNITCCDSVGHLSEHIKMHPSHKQYYSHKLKHLVKCCKSNCKVTDIKDLLACHYCFNKAFDKFYDMYTATWKAAGLSIIRGSICCEDHFEWHRINCLNADVEGSAYIYKKDVHSSKRSPLSDFIF, from the exons atgggTACAAGATCAAATTTTTACAAGAACCCATCTTATGCATACAACAAAGATCTTAATCTCAACTCTGCCCTTCAAAATCTGCAAGCTTATAATCTTGCTACTGGTAATCTTCCTCCTCCAACCACTCAAGAATTTGCCGAAATTCCCGGCGAAAATTTCGTCGCCGGCCGGAGAAAACGCCGCCGTGAACATTGGAAGCCGCCGGAGCAAAATACCCATTTGCAGGATTATGATGATCAGCCCATGTCTCACCAGGATTACATTAAAAAGAGAAG GAGGGAACTTAAATTTTGTCAAGTACTTGAGGAATTACCAGCAAGTGTGTTG GGAACTTCGAATACGGGTGTGCCTTTAGTTGAGTATGAAA CTGATAGAGTGAAAAATAGAAGTGAGCAGCGTTTTCCTGTTCCAGGAGAGCCTGCTTGTATTCTATGTGGAAAGTATGGAGAATATATCTGCGACGAG ACCAATGATGACGTCTGCAGCATAGATTGCAAGGCTGAGCTTTTAGAGAACATAAAACGTGAAAAG GTGCTCTCAAGAAACCTTACTGCAGAAAAATCTTCACCTGGGCTTAACTGTCCAACCAAATTATATGAATTTGGAGGGGATACCTGGAATCATAAAAACCACAGATGGTCTGCAAAGAAATCAAGCCTATGCACTTATAGATG TTGGAAATGTCAGCGGCCTGGACATCTAGCTGATGACTGTTTGGCTGTCGCGTCTATTTTCCAAGCAGCTTCTTCAGGTGAAACATGTTCGCAGCCACAG GTGACATTGTTTCAGAAGAAGTCAGGTTTCATACCCAGAGATCTGTCCGAATTGTACAAAAG ATGTCACCAGTACAGCAGAAATGAGGATGCTGCAAGGTGCAATTCATGCAATAATTCGTCAGATTTGGCTACATGTCTCGAGTGTAATATTACCTGTTGCGATAG TGTAGGTCATTTGAGTGAGCACATCAAGATGCATCCCTCCCATAAACAATATTACTCCCATAAGCTGAAACATCTG GTGAAGTGCTGTAAATCAAATTGTAAGGTTACTGATATCAAAGATCTTCTAGCTTGTCATTACTGCTTTAATAAAGCATTTGACAAGTTCTACGATATGTATACTGCAACCTG GAAAGCTGCTGGTCTTTCTATAATACGTGGGTCAATATGTTGCGAGGATCACTTTGAGTG GCACAGAATCAATTGTCTGAATGCAGATGTAGAGGGCAGTGCATACATTTACAAAAAGGATGTCCATAGCAGCAAACGGAGTCCACTGAGTGACTTCATCTTCTAA